From the Saccharomonospora marina XMU15 genome, the window GCGCATAGAGCCGAGCGTGATGTTGGCGGCCACGTCGTGGTCGAGCAGCAGCCCGTACCGTTTGCGGTCCTCGGACAGGTACCCGATGCCCAACCGCGCGGCCTCGGCCGGATTCGATATGCGCACGGGCTCGCCGTGCAACCGGACAGTGCCGCCTGTCACGGGATCGGCGCCGACCAGCGCCCTCGCCACCTCGGTCCGTCCCGCTCCCATCAGCCCGGCGAAGCCCAGGATCTCGCCGCGGCGCAGCTCGAACGAGACGTCCTTGAGCAGTTCCTTGGTTCGCAGCCCTCGCACCTGCAGCACGACGTCGCGGTCGCGCCGCACATCCCGCGGTCCGATGTCGGTGTCCACGCCCCTTCCCACCATCCGCGAGATGATCTGCGAGGTGGTGGCCGATCGGGCGTCGAGCGTGTCGATGTACTCGCCGTCGCGGATGACCGTCACCCGGTCCGCGATCCGTCGCAGCTCCTCCATGCGGTGGGAGATGTAGATGGCGCCGGTGCCGGGACGGACGAACGCCCGGATCAGCTCGTGCAATGTGGCCACCTCGGCCTCGTTCAGCGCGGCCGTTGGCTCGTCGAGGATGAGCACCTTCGGCTCGTGGGCCAGCGCCTTGGCGATCTCCACCAGTTGCTGGTTGGCGACGGTCAGCCCACCGACCACCGCCTTGGGGTCCAGTTTCATCCCCAGTTCGGTCAGCAGCGCCGCGGCTTGTTGGTTGAGCACGCCTTCGTCCAGCCACATCCGCCACCTGCGCGGTTCGCGGCCGATGAAGATGTTCTGTGCCACCGTCAGGTGCGGCACCAGGTTGAACTCCTGGTGGATGATGCTGATTCCTCGTTCCAGCGCCTGCCTGGGGCTGCCGACGGCGAGCGGCCTCCCGTCGAGCCGGAACGTGCCCGCGTCGGCGGTATGGATGCCGGTGAGCAGCTTCATCAGCGTGGACTTGCCCGCGCCGTTCTCGCCGACCAGGGCGAGTACTTCGCCGTGCCGCAGTTCCAGCCGCATGTCCCGCAGGGCCCGCACGCCGGGGAAGCTCTTGTGCACACCTTCGACTTCCAGCAGCGGGACCGTGGCAGGCTCGGTCATCGCGCGACCTCCCTGGGGCCGTAGACGGCGTGTGCCGTTGCGTGCAGCAGCCGGGCCCGCTCGGTGGGGGCGAGCTCGCCGATCAGTTCGCTCAGCACCTGCCACATCGGCTGGTATCCGCCGTGTGGCACGGTCATCGGCCAGTCCCCGCCGTACATCAGCCGGCCGGGGCCGAAATGTTCGAGCGCCGTTTCCCATGCAGGCCGCAGCGCGCTCACGGTCAGTGGCTGGCCTGCCAGTTGCAGTCCCGACACCTTGGCCACGGTGTTGGGGCGCCGGGCCAGTTCGGCGATCGCCTCGCGCCACGCCGCGAAGCCCTCGCGGTCGCCGCGTGGTGGCTTACCGAGGTGATCCAGCACGATCCGAAGTGCGGGAAGTGCGGTGGCGAGTTCGGTGGTGGCGGCCAGGTGCCTCGGCCACGCGTCCGGCACGTCGAAGGGCACCCGGTGATCGGCAAGCAGCGACAGCGAGCGCCTGACCTTCGGCATGGCGAGGAAGTCGGCGCGCGGGTCGTCGTGCACCAGGTGCCGAACCCCTCGAAACGCCGGATGTGGCAGCAGATTGTCCAGCTGGCGTTGTGCGGTTCCCGGCTCGTCGAGCTTGATCCAGCCGACCACACCGGTGATCCACGGCTGCGCCTCGGCCTGCCGCAGCATGAACTCGGTGTCACGAGCGGAGTCCTCGGCCTGCACCAGGATCGCCGAGCCGATCCCGGCCTCGTCCAGTTCCGCTTTCGCCTGCTCGGCGGTGAAGGTGGCATGCAGCGGGCTGCCACGGGGCAGCCAGCCGTACTCGCTCACCTGCAGGTCCCACAGGTGCAGGTGGGTGTCCACAATGGTGCCGACGTCGCCGGTCATAGCCGCGTCAGTCCCTTGTCCCGCAGTACGGTCCACAGTTCCTCCGGAACCGGGGTGGCCAGCCGCCGCTGGTTGGCGCGCACGTGATCGGGCGCGGCCGCGCCGGTGAGAACGGTACGGACCAGCGGCTCGCGCAGCGAGAACGCCAGCGCGGCCGTGGGCAGGTCCGTTCCGTGCTCGGCGCAGACCTCGGCGATGGCGCGCGCCTTGGCCAGCACGTCGGCGGGCACCGGACCGTACTCGTACCTGTCGTCGGCCGACGGCCAGGTGGCGGCGAGCAGCCCGGAGTTGAACACGCCCGCGTTCACGATCGCGACACCGTGATCGCGGCAGCGCGGAATCAACTCCTCCAGCGCGGGCTGCTCCAGCAACGTGAACCGGCCCGCGACCAGCACCAGGTCGAGCAGCTCGTAGCGCACCGCCCGCACCAGCGCGTCGGTGGATTTCGAACCGACGCCGATCGCCGAGACCACGCCTTCCTCACGCAGCGCGGCGAGTGCGGGCAGGCCCTGTTCCAGTGCGGGTGCCAGTTCGTACTCGTCCGGGTCGTGCAGGTAGAGCACGTCGACGGACTCCATGCCGAGGCGAAGCAGCGACTCCTCGAGGCAGCGGCGCACCCCGCCGGATGTGAAGTCCCAGACCCTGCGGGCGTCCGCGGGAACCGCATAGTGGTTGGCCAGGTCCAGCCGGTCGGCGCCGGCCGGGTCGGGCACCAGCAGCCTGCCCACCTTCGTCGAGACCACGAATTCCGAGCGCCGCTTGGTGGCAAGGAACGCGCCGAGCCTGCGTTCGGCGAGGCCGAGTCCGTAGTGCGGTGCGGTGTCGAAGTAACGGACGCCGCACTCCCACGCGGCGTCGAGCACCGCCCATGCCTGCTCGTCGGACATCGGCTCGTAGAGATTGCCAAGGCCCGCCGTGCCGAGCGAGAAGCGGCCGAGGTCAAGCATGGGTGTACTCCGCGATGGAGGTCGGGTACATCTCGGTGCCTGCACCCGGTGCCGCCGGAGCGAGATAGCGGCCGCCACGCACATCGACGGGTGTCACGAAGTGCTCGTGCAGGTGGTCGACGAACTCGATGACGCGGCCGTCGAGGCTGCCCGAGACGGCGACGAAGTCGAACATCGCCAGGTGCTGCACCGCTTCACACAGGCCGACCCCGCCCGCGTGTGGGCACACCGGAACACCGAACTTCGCGGCCAGCAACAGGATCGCGATGTTCTCGTTCACACCTGCCACCCGGGTGGCGTCCAGTTGCAGCACGCTGAGCCCTCCCGACTGCAGGAGTTGCTTGAACACCACCCGGTTGGCGATGTGCTCTCCGGTGGCCACGGGCACCGGCGCCACTGCCTTGGCGATCGCCGCGTGCGCGAGCACGTCGTCGGGGCTCGTCGGTTCCTCGACCCACGCGATGTCGAATCGTGCCAGTGCCTTCGTCCAGCGGATCGCCTCCGCGACGTCCCAGCGCTGGTTGGCGTCCACGGCGATCTTGATGTCGGGCCCGCAGATGTCGCGTGCGATGCGCAATCTGCGTAGGTCGTCGTCGAGGTCGGCACCCACCTTGAGCTTGATGTGGGTGAAGCCCTGCTCGATGGCTTCGCGGCACAGCTTGGCCAGTTTGTCGTCGTCGTAGCCGAGCCAGCCCGGTGTGGTGGTGTAGGCGGGGTAGCCCTGTGCCAGCAGCCGCGTCTCACGCTCGGCGCGGCCCGGTTCGGCCGACCGCAGCAGGGCCAGCGCGTCCTCTCTGGTGAGCGCGTCGGTGAGGTACCGGAAGTCGATCAGGTCGACGATCTCTTCCGGCGAGAGCGACGAAAGCAGCCGCCACAACGGAACCCCGGCGCGTTTGGCCTTGAGGTCCCACAGCGCGTTCACCGCTGCGCCGATCGCCATGTGCATGATCCCCTTCTCGGGGCCGAGCCAGCGCAGTTGGGAGTCGTGCACCAACTCCCGCCACACGCCGCCGAGGTCGTCGAGGGTTTCGGCGACGTCGCGGCCGACGAGGTGACCTTCCAGCGCGCGCAGCGCGGCGACCTGTACGTCGTTGCCCCTGCCGATGGTGAAGACGAAGCCGTGGCCTTCGAGGCCGTCGGCGGCGTCGGTGCGCAGCCGCACGTAGCTGGCGGAGTAGTCCGGGTCGGGGTTCATCGCGTCCGATCCGTCCAGCGTCTTCGACGTCGGGAACCGAATGTCGTGCGTTTGCAGTGCGATGATTCGCGCCACGGACCGACCGCCTTCGTCGTATGGTCTCTGTCACTGCGGCGAACCCTAGACATCCGATGTATATACCGTCAAGGTTCATCCCTGTCGCTGTGGACGTTCATGATCTAGAGTCCGGTTCGGGAAGACACCCGACCAATGAAGGTGAGGGTCTGTTGTGAAGCTCGCCCGGTTCGGACCGCAGGGTGCGGAGCGTCCCGCCGTGCTCGATCGAGGAGAGGTCTACGACCTCGGCGGGCTCACCGCCGACGTGGACGGCGCGTTCCTCGCCTCGGGTGGCATCGAGCGGGCGCGCACAGCGCTGGCGCAGCGGCAGTTGCCGGTGCTGCCGCAGCAGGCGCGGTCACGAGTCGCGGCGCCCGTCGCCAGGCCGAGCGCGGTGATCTGCGTCGGCATGAACTATGCCGAGCACGCCGCCGAGTCGGGCTCGCGGCCGCCGAGCACACCGATCCTGTTCCTCAAGACGCCCAACACCGTCGTCGGTCCCGAGGACCCGGTCGCCATCCCACCCGGCAGCGAGCGCACCGACTGGGAGGTCGAACTGGGCGTGGTCATCGGCAAGCGCGCCTACCGGCTGGCTTCCGTCGAGCAGAGCATGGAACACGTGGCCGGATTCGTCATCGGCAACGACGTCTCCGAGCGGCGACACCAGTTGGAGGACTCCGGCGGGCAGTGGAGCAAGGGCAAGTGCGCCCCGGGCTTCATGCCGACCGGTCCGTGGCTGGTCACCCCCGACGAGGTGGACCACACCGGGCTGCGGTTGCGCAGTTGGGTCAACGGAGAGCCGAGGCAGGACTCCACCACCGCCGACATGGTGTTCGGCGTGGAGTACCTCGTGTGGCACATCAGTGCCTACCTGGCACTCGAACCGGGTGATCTGGTGATGACGGGAACGCCGCAGGGCGTCGCGCTGTCCGGCCGGTTTCCCTACCTGCGGCCGGGCGACGTGGTGGAACTGGAGATCGAGGGCCTCGGCAGGCAGCGGCAACGATTCGTGGCGGGAGAACAGGAGTAGGCCATGGCCGAGTTCACGGGACTGGTTGCCGCGGTGACCGGTGGCGCATCGGGGATCGGCGCCGCGGTGGTGGCCGAACTGCGGCAGCGGGGTGCCGAAGTCGCGGCACTGGACGTGTCGCCGGTCGATGCCGAGGGCGTCTTCGGTGTGCGCGCCGACGTCACCGACGATGATTCGGTCCGCGCGGGGATCGCCGCCGTGGTGGAGCGGTTCGGCGGCCTGGACATCCTGGTCAACAACGCCGGGGTGGGGGCACAGGGCACGGTCGCCGACAACGACGACGCGGAGTGGCTGCGGGTGCTCGACGTCAATCTGCTCGGCGTGGTGCGGACCAGCCGAGCGGCGCTGCCGCACCTGCGGCGGTCGAAGGCCGCGGCCATCGTGAACATCGGATCAATCGTGGCGACGGCGGGCTTGCCGCAGCGGGCGCTCTACAGCGCCACGAAGGGAGCCGTCACCGCGCTGACCCGGGCGATGGCGGTCGACCACCTCCCGGAGGGTATTCGCGTCAACTGCGTCCATCCCGGAACCGCCGACACACCGTGGATCGCCAGGTTGCTCGACGCCGCCGACGATCCCGACGCCGAGCGGGCGGCGCTGCGCGCGAGGCAACCACACGGCAGGCTGGTCGCTGCCGAAGAGATCGCGCACGCCGTCGCCTACCTCGCCGGCCCACTGGCGTCCTCCACCAACGGTGTGGGGCTGGCCGTGGACGGCGGGATGCAGGAACTGCGGCCGCGCCCACGCCACTGACGACCCGAACACTCAGATCTGTTCCACCAGGGTTTGCCGGATCCACTGCTCCACGCCAGCGATGTGTACGGTCGCCCACGCCCGTGCCACGTCGGGCTGCCGGTCCGAAAGCGCCCGCTGGATCGCGCGGTGCTCGGTGAGTGTGCGCTCGACCGCGGCCTCCTGTGTGATGCCTCGCCACGTGCGTGCGCGCTGGGTACGGCCGGAGACGCTGTCGACGAACGAGCACAGCACCTGGTTACCTGAGCCCGCCGCGATGCGGTGATGGAACTCCAGGTCGTTGACCACCAGCTGTTCCACGGTGGGCCGGTCGCCGAGCGAGTCGAGCAGCACGGCCAGTTCGTCGATGTCGTGCTTGGGCATGGTGAGTGCGGCCATCGCGGTGGCCTCGGGTTCGAGGATGCGTCGCACCTCGAGGAACTGCAGCACGGTGTCGTCGCGGTGAAAGTCCACGACGAAACCCATCGCGTCCATCAGCAGCGCGGGTTCCAGGCTCGTCACGTATGTGCCGTCGCCCTGCCGGACGTCGAGCACGTGAATGAGCGACAGCGCGCGGACGGCCTCACGCAGCGAGTTGCGTGACAGTCCGAGCCGGTCGGCGAGGTCGGCCTCGCGCGGCAACCGGTCTCCTGGGCGCAACTCCCCGTCGACGATCATCTGCTTGATCGCCTCGATCGCGTCGTCGGTGACCGACATGGTGCCTAGCCCCTTCACTCGCCCCGGTCGCGGCCGAGGCCGAGCTGTTCGGCGAGGCTCCACAGCAAGGCGATGCCGTCGTCGCCGCCGGAGTAGTCGTCCGCCTTCTCGTGCAGCGGCCCCACCGTGGCCTGCCAGCGCATGTTGCCGGGGTGGTCGCGCAAGGCGGCGCGCATCGCCTTGTAGTCGGCCACGTCGACGAGGTGGAACAGGTGCCTGCCGTCCCGCCAGATCCGCCAGTCCCGCACGCCGTGTTCGGCAAGCGCCGCCGCGACATCCGATGGGATGCTGGCGTGCAGGGCTTCGTAGTCCAGCTCCCTTCCTGGCTTCAGTACGGTGTGCAGGGCGATCTGCGGCATCGGCACTCCCTTGGTCGAGAATGCCGCCAGAATACATCCGATCTTTGATGGTTGGTTCAGCCTCGTCCGTGGTGCTCGAGCAGCACGGTGAGCAGCCGCACCAACTCCTCGCGTTCCGGCACGGAAAACGGTGCCAGCAACTCGTCCTGCACGGTGGCGAGCACGTCCGCCAGCTCGCGCAGGCGCTGCCTGCCCGCCTCGGTGATCGTGATGACGTTGCGGCGGCGGTCGGACGGATCCGGGCTACGCCGCACGAAGCCGCCTTCGGCGAGTTCGTTGACGGCGGCGACCACATCACTGAGGTGGATACCGCTTCGCCGTCCCAGCGTGGCCTGGCTGGCGGCGCCGAAATCGTCGAGGGCGGCCAACAGGCGGAAATGGTAGCCACGCGCGCCCACCGCGGCGAGTCGTTGCGACACCAGCCGGTGCGCGGGCACCGCGGTCTGGGAGAGCAGCCAACTCGGCAGTGTTCGCAGGCGTTCGGGCGCGGAATCCGAGGCCGGTCTGTCCATGTAGGAAGCGTAGTGGGCGGTGTATGCGGCGCCGATGAACAGCGCTTGCCCGCGAGTCCCCGCTCGGCTCCGTTGCGTCACTCGTCGCCTGACGGGTGCGGTGGTGGAAGCGAGGGACCCGCGGGCAGCGGGAGAGTACACACGTCGCGCGGTGGATGTGACGCAACCCACAGCGCTACGGAGCCGACCTGTCGGAGCGCGCTCAGCAGTCGCAGCGCCTCGCGCGGTTGTGCGGCAGCAAGGACAGCACCTTGGCCATCGCGCAGGTGTTGCTCAGCGCGGCGAAGGTCAGTCCGGCGCCGACGAACCCGGCGATCCACTTCAGCGGCTCGAACGCCAGGCTCGACAACACACCGATGAGCACGAGCATGCCCGCGACGAGGCGGACCTGACGCTCCATCGTCCAGGTCGAGCTTCCGTGGTGCAGCGGTGCCTGGCTCTGCTCCCAGGCGTTGATTCCACCACGCAGCACGGTGAGCCTGCTGAACCCGGCCGTCTGCAGCAGTTGCCGGGCCTGCTCGGCTCGAGGCCCGGCCGCGCAAACCAGCACCAGGTGGTCCTGCGGCGTGCTCGCCAGTTCATCCACGTTCTTGCGCAGCGTCGACAGCGGTACGTGGCGGGAGCCGGGGATGTGCGCCTGGTTGAACTCGGCCTCCGTCCGGACGTCGATCAGTCGCGCGCCCGAACCGTTCTGCAGCAGTTGGCTGACCTGCGTGACGTCGGCGGTCGCGGGGATCGTGTCGGACACGTTGTCTCCTGTCACTGTGCGCGAACATGCGCTCGCGGAAGGTAGCGGAATGGAAAACCAAAAATGGACACCGGTCCGCTGGGTCACAGCGCCGCCCGAGTCCGCGAGGCACAGTAAGGCAGAGCCATTCGGAAATCAATACCGGTCGCGGGATTCTACCCGCCTTCCGCGGGAGCATGGTGACCGTTTCAAAGCCGTGATGTAACCTGAGCCGCCGTCGTGACTCGGGGATCACGTCCCGCGGGCTCCGTCCTGCGGCGACTGCCCCGAACTGTCCGAATACTCCAGAAAGCGAAGCTTCATGAGCGGCTCCAGCGGGCGTAAGCCCGGCATCTCCTTGAAGGCTCGCGTGCTCGCGATCGCGCTGGTCCCGAGCTTCGTGCTGCTGGCCGCGGGGGTCGGGTTCAATACCTACGCACTGATTGAGGCCGTACAGAAACGAGATACCGCGGAACTGCTGGCCGACGGTTACAACATGGCCGTTCCCTTTATGCCGGCCATGAGTGAGGAACGCAGGGCGAGCCTCGCCGTAGTGGCCAATCCGTCGCAGCGCAACAAAGCAGCCCTCGCGCAGGCACGGCAAGGCATGGATCAGCTGATGTCGCGGTTCAGCAGCATCTCCTCGCAGGTGGCGGATGCGATGCCGCAGCGCGCGAAGGAGGCGATCACCAGATTCGTCTCCGCCATGCCGCGCATGATGGAGCTGAGGCAAAACGTCGACAGCGGCAGGATCTCGCGGTTGCAGGTGTACCAGGCGTTCAACCAGATCGCCGATGCGATGATCGTCGCGGCGGACTCCATCGGCCGCGACTCCACGGACAAGGAAACGGCCCTCTACCGCTCCACCGCCTCCGACCTGATGCGGATCTCCGACTGGCTGGTGCGTAGCAACTCGCTGGCGGCCGCCTCGATGCAGGGCGGCGGCATGACCAGGGCAGAGCTGGAGGAATTCAGCTCGCTCACGCGCGCCTATCGTGCCGAGTTGGCCTCCGTCGGCAGCAGGCTGCCCGACGAGGAGCAGCGACAACTCCAGGAGTTGCAGAACTCCCCGCAGTGGCAGCAGCTGGGCCGGATGGAGACAGCTCTGGTCACGCAGGGCTTCGTGGAATTCGACGAGCAGGCCCAGATACTTGGTTACGTCGACCCGGCCGGCCAGTTCGACCCGACCGCTTCCGACGTCGAGTTGCCGCTCAGCGACCAGGAGTGGCAGGCGGCGGCGCGGGAGAGCGCGACCGAGCTCAGCAGCATGGGCCTCGGTGAGCTGGGCACGGCCGCGGCGGCGATGGAGAAGGAAGCGGCCGAGGACCAGCTGACCCGCTCGGTGCTCATCGCGGTGGCGAGCCTGGTGCTGGCGCTCGCGGTGCTGTTGCTGGCCATGCGGATGGGCAACAGCGTCGTGCGGCGGCTTCGCAGGCTCCGGGACGACACGCTGCGAGCCGACGAGCGACTGCCCTCGGTCGTGCAGCGAATCAGGGACGGCGAGCCGGTCGACGTCTCCGAAGAGGTTCCCGAACTGCACGTCGGATACGACGAGATCGGCGAGGTGGCCGATGCGTTCAACAAGGCACAGCAGACCGCTGTCAACGCCGCCGTGCAGGAGGCGCAGCTGCGGGAAGGCACCAACGCGGTGTTCCTCAACATCGCGCGTCGCAGCCAGGCCGTCGTGCAGCGCCAGTTGCAGGTGCTGGACAAGGCAGAGCGTGCCGTGGAGGACCCTGACCAGGTGGAGCTGCTGTTCCAGCTCGACCACCTGAGTACCCGCGAGCGGCGCAACGCCGAGAACCTGATCATCCTCGGCGGCGGCCAGCTCGGCCGTCAGTGGCGGGACGGCGCGAGGCTCATCGACGTGGTCCGCAGCGCGGTGTCGGAGACCTCGCAGTACAACCGCGTGAACATCGGCCGCATCCCTGACATGACTCTGGTCGGCCGAGCGGTGGCGGACGTCATCCACCTGCTGGCCGAGCTGGTGGACAACGCCATCGAGTTCTCGCCCCCCGGTTCCCGCATCGAGGTGCGGAGCAACCCGGTGGGCAAGGGCACTGTCATCGAGGTCGAGGACCAGGGCATCGGCATCGATCTGGAGGACCGCGAGGACTACAACGCGATGTTCCGCGAGCCGCCGGACTTCAGCGTGATGGCGCTCACCCAGGACTCGCGCATCGGCTTCTTCGTGGTGGCGAAGCTGGCGCACGAGCACGGGATCAAGATCACGTTGCTCGAGTCCATCTACGGGGGCGTGCGGGCGGTGGTGCTGCTGCCCACCAACCTCACCGCCGTGGAGGCGGCCACGCAGGACAGTGACCCGGCCGACGACGACGCCACCCTGCGTGCCATCCCTCGGGTTCCGGCCGCCGCGGGCGTATCCAACGGCCAGTCGTCGCTGTTCGCCGAACACCAGGGCAACGGCAAGGTGGCACATCCCGGCGCCGAGCCGAGCACGAACGGCGCGGGGGAGGCTCACGTGGACGAAGAGTTCCGGACGAGGCGCAGGCCCGGGGCTCAGCCACCGCCACAGGCACCGCAGCAGGTACCGCCGCAGCCACAGGGGCCGCCGCAGCACCAGGCGCCGCAACACCAGGTGCCGCAACACCAGGTGCCGCAACACCAGGTGCCGCCGCCGCCCCAACCGCAGTGGCCGTCGCAATCGGAGGGTGACCTGCCACCGCTGCCGAGACGCCGAAGGCAAACCCATCTGGCGCCACAGTTGCAGGACGACCCGGTATCCGACCAGGAACCGGAGCCCGAGCACGAGTCGGCAGAGCCCGACTTCGATCAACGGGCGGCGCAGGCGCGCAATGTAATGAGCGCGTTCCAGCGAGGAACGGAACGTGGCCGCGCCGAGGAACAGGGCCCGTGGCGTCCATAGATAATCTCGGCACGCTGATCGACAAGAACTGGCGGTGGATCGGAAGATGACGACAACGGTTGATTTGAGCTGGCTGCTCGACGACTTCGTCCGCAGGGTGGTCGGAATCGACCACGCTGTGGTCCTCTCGACAGACGGCCTGCTGCTCGGCCGTTCGCACAGCCTGACGGAGGAGGAGGCCGAGCACCTGTCGGCCGTGGCGTCGGCTTTCCAGAGCCTGTCCCGTGGCACGGCGCGGCACTTCCACGGCGGCGAGGTACGGCAGACGCTGGTGGAGATGGACGAGGCCTTCCTGTTCGTCACGGCTGCAGGCCGTGGCGCGTGCCTGGCGGCGTTGACGAACGCGCAGCCCGACCTGGGGCTGGTGGCCTACGAGATGAACCGGCTCGTGAAGCGGGTCGGTGCGACGCTGTCCGCGGCGCCGCGGACCCCCGCCCAGGAAGCAGCACGAGGTAGCACATCGCCATGAACCGGTACGGCGAGCCCTGGGAGGAAGCACCCGCGGACCCGCTGGTCCGTCCGTTCTTCCTGGCCGGGGGTAGGGCCCGCCCGACACGGCACGATCTTGAGCTGATCAGTCTGGTCGTGGCGACGACCGTGGACGCGAGGGGAGCGCTGGGACCGGAACACGCGGAGATCGTGCGCCTGTGCCAGCAACCCCAGTCCGTGGCCGAGGTGTCCGCCAAGATTGATCTGCCC encodes:
- a CDS encoding sugar ABC transporter ATP-binding protein; this encodes MTEPATVPLLEVEGVHKSFPGVRALRDMRLELRHGEVLALVGENGAGKSTLMKLLTGIHTADAGTFRLDGRPLAVGSPRQALERGISIIHQEFNLVPHLTVAQNIFIGREPRRWRMWLDEGVLNQQAAALLTELGMKLDPKAVVGGLTVANQQLVEIAKALAHEPKVLILDEPTAALNEAEVATLHELIRAFVRPGTGAIYISHRMEELRRIADRVTVIRDGEYIDTLDARSATTSQIISRMVGRGVDTDIGPRDVRRDRDVVLQVRGLRTKELLKDVSFELRRGEILGFAGLMGAGRTEVARALVGADPVTGGTVRLHGEPVRISNPAEAARLGIGYLSEDRKRYGLLLDHDVAANITLGSMRQAFTTAGFVRDRAARAAAAEYVRTLRIKTPTLEQQTKHLSGGNQQKVVIAKWLAKDCDVLIFDEPTRGIDVGAKEEIYGVLNELASQGKSIIMISSELPEILRMSHRVAVLSEGRLTRVLDADEASQENIMHYATLRPDENPADAAELGLDGTGPVREAWRP
- a CDS encoding amidohydrolase family protein, whose translation is MTGDVGTIVDTHLHLWDLQVSEYGWLPRGSPLHATFTAEQAKAELDEAGIGSAILVQAEDSARDTEFMLRQAEAQPWITGVVGWIKLDEPGTAQRQLDNLLPHPAFRGVRHLVHDDPRADFLAMPKVRRSLSLLADHRVPFDVPDAWPRHLAATTELATALPALRIVLDHLGKPPRGDREGFAAWREAIAELARRPNTVAKVSGLQLAGQPLTVSALRPAWETALEHFGPGRLMYGGDWPMTVPHGGYQPMWQVLSELIGELAPTERARLLHATAHAVYGPREVAR
- a CDS encoding aldo/keto reductase, producing the protein MLDLGRFSLGTAGLGNLYEPMSDEQAWAVLDAAWECGVRYFDTAPHYGLGLAERRLGAFLATKRRSEFVVSTKVGRLLVPDPAGADRLDLANHYAVPADARRVWDFTSGGVRRCLEESLLRLGMESVDVLYLHDPDEYELAPALEQGLPALAALREEGVVSAIGVGSKSTDALVRAVRYELLDLVLVAGRFTLLEQPALEELIPRCRDHGVAIVNAGVFNSGLLAATWPSADDRYEYGPVPADVLAKARAIAEVCAEHGTDLPTAALAFSLREPLVRTVLTGAAAPDHVRANQRRLATPVPEELWTVLRDKGLTRL
- a CDS encoding enolase C-terminal domain-like protein, yielding MARIIALQTHDIRFPTSKTLDGSDAMNPDPDYSASYVRLRTDAADGLEGHGFVFTIGRGNDVQVAALRALEGHLVGRDVAETLDDLGGVWRELVHDSQLRWLGPEKGIMHMAIGAAVNALWDLKAKRAGVPLWRLLSSLSPEEIVDLIDFRYLTDALTREDALALLRSAEPGRAERETRLLAQGYPAYTTTPGWLGYDDDKLAKLCREAIEQGFTHIKLKVGADLDDDLRRLRIARDICGPDIKIAVDANQRWDVAEAIRWTKALARFDIAWVEEPTSPDDVLAHAAIAKAVAPVPVATGEHIANRVVFKQLLQSGGLSVLQLDATRVAGVNENIAILLLAAKFGVPVCPHAGGVGLCEAVQHLAMFDFVAVSGSLDGRVIEFVDHLHEHFVTPVDVRGGRYLAPAAPGAGTEMYPTSIAEYTHA
- a CDS encoding fumarylacetoacetate hydrolase family protein, with protein sequence MKLARFGPQGAERPAVLDRGEVYDLGGLTADVDGAFLASGGIERARTALAQRQLPVLPQQARSRVAAPVARPSAVICVGMNYAEHAAESGSRPPSTPILFLKTPNTVVGPEDPVAIPPGSERTDWEVELGVVIGKRAYRLASVEQSMEHVAGFVIGNDVSERRHQLEDSGGQWSKGKCAPGFMPTGPWLVTPDEVDHTGLRLRSWVNGEPRQDSTTADMVFGVEYLVWHISAYLALEPGDLVMTGTPQGVALSGRFPYLRPGDVVELEIEGLGRQRQRFVAGEQE
- a CDS encoding SDR family NAD(P)-dependent oxidoreductase, with the protein product MAEFTGLVAAVTGGASGIGAAVVAELRQRGAEVAALDVSPVDAEGVFGVRADVTDDDSVRAGIAAVVERFGGLDILVNNAGVGAQGTVADNDDAEWLRVLDVNLLGVVRTSRAALPHLRRSKAAAIVNIGSIVATAGLPQRALYSATKGAVTALTRAMAVDHLPEGIRVNCVHPGTADTPWIARLLDAADDPDAERAALRARQPHGRLVAAEEIAHAVAYLAGPLASSTNGVGLAVDGGMQELRPRPRH
- a CDS encoding FadR/GntR family transcriptional regulator — encoded protein: MSVTDDAIEAIKQMIVDGELRPGDRLPREADLADRLGLSRNSLREAVRALSLIHVLDVRQGDGTYVTSLEPALLMDAMGFVVDFHRDDTVLQFLEVRRILEPEATAMAALTMPKHDIDELAVLLDSLGDRPTVEQLVVNDLEFHHRIAAGSGNQVLCSFVDSVSGRTQRARTWRGITQEAAVERTLTEHRAIQRALSDRQPDVARAWATVHIAGVEQWIRQTLVEQI
- a CDS encoding L-rhamnose mutarotase: MPQIALHTVLKPGRELDYEALHASIPSDVAAALAEHGVRDWRIWRDGRHLFHLVDVADYKAMRAALRDHPGNMRWQATVGPLHEKADDYSGGDDGIALLWSLAEQLGLGRDRGE
- a CDS encoding MarR family winged helix-turn-helix transcriptional regulator, with the protein product MDRPASDSAPERLRTLPSWLLSQTAVPAHRLVSQRLAAVGARGYHFRLLAALDDFGAASQATLGRRSGIHLSDVVAAVNELAEGGFVRRSPDPSDRRRNVITITEAGRQRLRELADVLATVQDELLAPFSVPEREELVRLLTVLLEHHGRG
- a CDS encoding rhodanese-like domain-containing protein, whose product is MSDTIPATADVTQVSQLLQNGSGARLIDVRTEAEFNQAHIPGSRHVPLSTLRKNVDELASTPQDHLVLVCAAGPRAEQARQLLQTAGFSRLTVLRGGINAWEQSQAPLHHGSSTWTMERQVRLVAGMLVLIGVLSSLAFEPLKWIAGFVGAGLTFAALSNTCAMAKVLSLLPHNRARRCDC